One Edaphobacter bradus DNA window includes the following coding sequences:
- the recG gene encoding ATP-dependent DNA helicase RecG — MLELSTPIKFIKRVGERVAEALAKRGVETVEDLLYHLPFRYEDRLNPVPISQLKAGAMASVIGEVRGTVLLRTRSMPIFEMTVGQGLDTVKCLWFHGSYLKDKFHVGQMVALYGKLEASRSNAGKFKMIQPQFEILPAADSPEAEFVMLEVGRIVPVYEFLGGTTAWGAKLTSRWLRRVVWGLLAELGSAENRVPETLPPALLKRLHLPGRLEALRSVHFPEAGTPITELMSATTPGHRRLIFEELFYLELGLELKRRRLRERAGTAFKTNEKVRTAIKQVLPFHPTGAQKRVLGEIVEDMRRPQPMRRLLQGDVGSGKTIVAMQAALVAIENGFQVAMMAPTEILATQHYLSARKLLGDAISPRTGRPYRVSLLTGSLDEAAKREARGRIYRGETELAIGTHALIEEKVDFDNLGLVIVDEQHRFGVQQRFRLMKKPGPNGSASEPDVLVMTATPIPRTLALTLYGDLEASVIDELPPGRSPIVTRRTTEERAGDVWDFVRKQVEAGRQAYIVYPVIEGGRDDQPELDFAPEEPEEQEPQNTSTSKTRRGTKAAMAKPGKAAKTEKLFAPKKALRAATEMHEELRQGALAGLRLGLLHGRLSADEKEIVMRRFQRGEIDVLIATTVIEVGVDVPNASVMVIEHAERFGLAQMHQLRGRVGRGPAKSYCILMTGGHVSEQAEARLNAMVATQNGFELAELDLAQRGPGEFFGTRQAGMPEFRVANLVRDRALLELAKVEAARFVHHPDPALLTEDRDAVWSRLKQQWQRRYGLVEA; from the coding sequence GTGCTGGAACTTTCGACTCCGATCAAATTCATCAAGCGCGTTGGGGAGCGCGTCGCGGAAGCGCTCGCGAAACGTGGCGTTGAGACCGTCGAAGACCTTCTGTACCACCTGCCCTTTCGCTACGAAGACCGTTTGAATCCAGTGCCGATCAGCCAGTTGAAGGCCGGCGCGATGGCGTCGGTGATCGGTGAGGTGCGCGGCACGGTGCTTTTGCGGACGCGGTCGATGCCCATCTTCGAGATGACCGTAGGCCAGGGGCTGGACACGGTGAAATGTCTGTGGTTCCACGGCAGCTATCTGAAGGACAAGTTCCACGTGGGGCAGATGGTCGCGCTCTACGGCAAGCTGGAGGCCTCGCGCTCCAACGCGGGCAAGTTCAAGATGATCCAGCCGCAGTTTGAGATTCTTCCGGCGGCTGACTCGCCCGAAGCCGAGTTTGTGATGCTCGAGGTGGGGCGCATCGTTCCGGTCTACGAGTTTCTGGGAGGCACGACGGCCTGGGGAGCGAAACTGACCTCGCGTTGGCTGCGGCGAGTCGTGTGGGGTCTGCTTGCAGAGCTGGGCTCCGCCGAAAACCGTGTGCCGGAGACTCTTCCGCCGGCGCTGCTTAAGCGGCTGCATCTGCCCGGAAGGCTTGAGGCGCTGCGTTCCGTGCACTTCCCCGAGGCAGGGACTCCGATTACTGAGTTGATGTCCGCGACGACGCCCGGACACAGGCGCTTGATCTTCGAAGAGCTCTTCTACCTTGAGCTTGGCCTCGAGCTCAAGCGCAGAAGGCTGCGCGAGCGCGCGGGAACGGCCTTCAAGACGAACGAAAAGGTGCGCACGGCGATCAAGCAGGTGCTTCCCTTCCACCCCACCGGAGCGCAGAAGCGCGTGTTGGGCGAGATCGTTGAGGACATGCGGCGCCCGCAGCCGATGCGGCGATTGCTGCAGGGCGACGTTGGCTCGGGCAAAACGATCGTGGCCATGCAGGCCGCTCTGGTCGCAATCGAGAACGGCTTTCAGGTGGCGATGATGGCGCCGACGGAGATCCTCGCGACGCAGCACTATCTCTCGGCGCGCAAGCTGCTCGGCGACGCCATCTCACCGCGCACAGGCAGACCGTATCGCGTGTCGCTGCTGACGGGCTCGCTCGACGAAGCAGCCAAGCGCGAAGCACGAGGAAGAATCTATCGCGGCGAGACGGAGCTCGCCATCGGAACGCATGCGCTAATCGAAGAGAAGGTTGACTTCGACAACCTTGGCCTTGTGATCGTTGACGAACAGCATCGGTTCGGCGTGCAGCAGCGGTTCCGGCTGATGAAGAAGCCCGGACCCAACGGCAGCGCATCGGAGCCTGATGTCCTCGTGATGACGGCAACGCCGATTCCGCGAACCCTCGCACTCACTCTCTATGGCGACCTTGAAGCAAGCGTGATCGATGAACTGCCGCCCGGACGCTCGCCCATCGTGACGCGGCGCACGACTGAGGAGCGCGCCGGAGATGTCTGGGACTTCGTCCGCAAGCAGGTCGAAGCGGGCAGGCAGGCCTATATCGTGTATCCGGTGATCGAGGGCGGGCGCGACGATCAGCCTGAGCTGGACTTCGCTCCAGAGGAGCCCGAAGAGCAGGAGCCGCAGAACACCAGCACTTCAAAAACGCGTCGCGGCACGAAGGCAGCCATGGCAAAGCCTGGCAAAGCGGCGAAGACCGAAAAGCTGTTCGCGCCGAAGAAGGCGCTGCGCGCAGCTACAGAAATGCACGAAGAGCTGCGCCAGGGAGCGCTCGCTGGCCTGCGTCTCGGGCTCCTGCACGGCAGACTGAGCGCCGACGAGAAAGAAATCGTGATGCGCCGGTTCCAGCGCGGCGAGATCGATGTGTTGATCGCGACGACCGTCATCGAAGTGGGCGTCGATGTTCCGAACGCCTCCGTGATGGTCATTGAGCACGCCGAACGCTTCGGTCTCGCGCAGATGCACCAACTCCGCGGACGCGTGGGCCGCGGACCCGCAAAGAGCTACTGCATCCTGATGACCGGCGGCCATGTAAGCGAGCAGGCCGAGGCCCGCTTGAACGCCATGGTCGCGACGCAGAACGGATTCGAACTCGCCGAGCTTGATCTTGCGCAACGCGGGCCGGGCGAGTTCTTTGGCACACGGCAGGCCGGTATGCCGGAGTTCCGCGTCGCCAACCTCGTGCGCGACCGCGCGCTGCTGGAGTTGGCCAAGGTTGAGGCTGCGCGTTTTGTCCACCACCCAGATCCCGCGCTCTTGACTGAAGACCGCGACGCCGTCTGGAGCAGGCTAAAGCAGCAGTGGCAGCGGCGCTACGGCCTGGTTGAAGCGTAG
- a CDS encoding ABC transporter ATP-binding protein: MPIVELQHVRKAYDTKIAVDDLSFRIEPGSMFGLLGPNGSGKTSSIRMMIGITVPDSGSVRIFDQPFDRKNLRRVGYLPEERGLYKKMKVIDQLAFLGQLHGLDAGTANRRALNWCERMEITEAIPKKTEELSKGMQQKIQFISALLHEPELIIMDEPFSGLDPVNATLLMDTLVDLHQQGRTVLFSTHRMDQVEKLCDAICLIHRGRPVLGGGMREIKARYPANRVQMVFTGDASFLHHPSVESAKNYNGMAEIKLHEGADAQALLAEAVQKASITRFEVMEPTLEEIFIEKVTAESTEDTAGERVNA, from the coding sequence ATGCCTATCGTAGAACTCCAGCATGTCCGCAAAGCCTACGACACGAAGATCGCGGTAGACGATCTCTCCTTCCGTATTGAGCCGGGCAGCATGTTCGGTCTTCTTGGCCCCAATGGCTCCGGCAAGACATCCTCCATTCGCATGATGATCGGCATTACGGTGCCTGACTCCGGTAGCGTGCGCATCTTCGATCAGCCTTTTGATCGCAAGAACCTGCGCCGGGTGGGCTATCTGCCTGAGGAGCGAGGCCTTTACAAGAAGATGAAGGTCATCGACCAGCTCGCCTTTCTCGGCCAGCTTCACGGACTGGACGCCGGGACCGCCAACCGGCGGGCTCTCAACTGGTGTGAACGTATGGAGATCACTGAGGCGATCCCGAAGAAGACCGAAGAGCTCTCCAAGGGCATGCAGCAGAAGATCCAGTTTATCTCGGCGCTGCTCCACGAGCCTGAGCTCATCATTATGGACGAGCCATTCAGCGGTCTTGATCCTGTCAATGCAACGCTGCTGATGGATACGCTTGTCGATCTCCATCAGCAGGGCCGCACCGTGTTGTTCTCAACCCACCGCATGGATCAGGTTGAGAAGCTGTGCGACGCCATATGCCTCATTCATCGGGGCCGCCCAGTGCTGGGCGGCGGGATGCGCGAGATCAAGGCGCGCTATCCGGCGAACCGTGTCCAGATGGTCTTCACCGGCGACGCTTCGTTCCTCCATCATCCATCGGTGGAGAGCGCAAAAAATTACAACGGCATGGCGGAGATCAAGCTCCACGAGGGCGCCGATGCGCAGGCCCTGCTGGCCGAGGCCGTTCAGAAGGCGAGCATCACGCGGTTCGAAGTGATGGAGCCCACCCTCGAGGAGATCTTCATCGAAAAGGTGACGGCAGAATCAACGGAAGACACCGCCGGAGAGAGAGTCAATGCATAA
- a CDS encoding ABC transporter permease yields the protein MHNVWLIAKREYLERVRTKAFLISTILIPVLMGGGIVGSIVLGDRTKSTSHITVVSPDQRLATDLQAELQNGRDSSMKVDVISPGNSGTRETLDQMLSEKQIDGYLWIIPAASPKERPAFTFTPRSAGDYSTKGVIVSALHNVLIRESLTHEGMVASEVDSLIEPVQVDTTQAGKNADTTSSFVAIYVLFFLMYMVILLYGMNVARSIIEEKTSRVFEVLLATIRPEEMMAGKVIGVGSVGLTQVAVWLLTAGILTSSSLVTALAGDKVHVTLNAMQIIFFVVYFLLGYLLYSSIAAALGAMVNSEQELQQLNMLLVMPLAGCFFAMVPVITNPSGPLARALSLIPFCTPLIMYLRISLATPPAWEIALSIVLMIATIYAILWVASRIYRVGILMYGKRPNLPEILRWLKYS from the coding sequence ATGCATAACGTCTGGCTGATTGCGAAGCGGGAGTATCTGGAGCGGGTCCGCACCAAGGCCTTCCTGATCTCCACGATCCTCATCCCGGTACTCATGGGGGGCGGCATCGTTGGCTCCATCGTGCTCGGCGACAGGACCAAGTCGACCTCGCACATCACCGTCGTCTCGCCGGACCAGCGACTTGCGACCGACCTGCAAGCCGAGCTGCAGAACGGCAGGGACAGCAGCATGAAGGTCGATGTGATCTCGCCCGGAAACAGCGGGACACGCGAGACCCTCGACCAGATGCTCTCCGAGAAACAGATTGACGGCTATCTGTGGATTATCCCCGCAGCCAGCCCCAAGGAGCGTCCGGCGTTCACCTTTACGCCGCGTTCGGCAGGTGATTACAGCACCAAAGGCGTTATTGTCTCGGCGCTCCATAATGTGTTGATCCGCGAGAGCCTCACTCATGAGGGCATGGTTGCCTCGGAAGTCGACTCGCTGATCGAGCCCGTCCAGGTTGACACCACGCAGGCCGGCAAAAATGCCGACACGACTTCGAGCTTCGTTGCCATCTACGTTCTTTTCTTCCTCATGTACATGGTCATTCTGCTGTACGGCATGAATGTTGCCCGTTCCATCATTGAGGAGAAGACCTCGCGGGTCTTTGAGGTTCTGCTGGCCACCATCCGGCCAGAGGAGATGATGGCCGGCAAGGTCATCGGCGTGGGATCAGTCGGGCTCACCCAGGTCGCTGTCTGGCTGCTCACTGCGGGCATTCTCACCAGCAGCTCCCTCGTGACCGCGCTCGCCGGCGACAAGGTCCACGTCACGCTGAATGCGATGCAGATCATCTTCTTCGTCGTTTACTTCCTGCTCGGCTACCTGCTCTACTCTTCCATCGCTGCCGCCCTCGGAGCCATGGTCAACTCCGAGCAGGAGCTGCAACAGCTAAACATGCTGCTCGTGATGCCCCTTGCGGGATGTTTCTTCGCGATGGTCCCTGTGATTACAAATCCCAGCGGCCCGCTCGCGCGTGCTCTTTCACTCATTCCGTTCTGCACGCCGCTCATCATGTACCTGCGTATCTCGCTGGCGACGCCGCCTGCGTGGGAGATTGCCCTCTCCATTGTCCTGATGATCGCAACCATCTACGCGATTCTCTGGGTCGCGAGCCGAATCTACCGCGTGGGGATTCTGATGTACGGCAAACGGCCGAACCTGCCGGAGATTCTTCGCTGGCTCAAATACAGCTAG
- the queA gene encoding tRNA preQ1(34) S-adenosylmethionine ribosyltransferase-isomerase QueA has translation MRVSDFHFDLPEGLIAQEPPPVRGSSRMLVLDRQAGDYRDDFFRSLPTLLRRGDLLILNDSRVIPARLYATRARSRHTQASSPDPSGRIEVLLTQHLGADDWTALVRPGRKVQPGDRLNFTSPGDSVPLLEAEILTAADFGERTLRFTHTPDFQAILERIGHMPLPPYIHRNDSQQDRERYQTIYSHDPGSAAAPTAGLHFTPEILAQLKQHGVQVETITLHVGLGTFQPVHVQNVEEIHLHAERYTLPEATAEAINTALREGRRIIAAGTTTTRTLEHCAHIASTDAFEPHTGLRLHPHSGETSIFLSPGYRFRVVSGLLTNFHLPESTLLMLVSAFAGRELVLAAYAHAVRERYRFFSYGDCMLIL, from the coding sequence GTGAGGGTCTCCGACTTCCATTTCGATCTTCCCGAAGGGCTCATCGCTCAGGAGCCGCCTCCCGTCCGTGGTTCCAGCCGCATGCTCGTCCTCGACCGGCAGGCCGGCGACTACCGCGACGACTTCTTCCGCAGCCTTCCAACATTGCTCCGCCGCGGCGATCTGCTCATCCTGAACGACAGCCGTGTCATTCCGGCCCGCCTGTACGCCACACGCGCCCGCAGCCGGCACACCCAGGCCAGCTCGCCCGACCCCAGCGGCCGCATTGAGGTCTTGCTGACTCAACACCTCGGCGCGGACGACTGGACCGCGCTCGTTCGTCCCGGCCGCAAGGTTCAGCCTGGCGATCGCCTCAACTTCACCTCACCCGGCGATTCTGTTCCGCTGCTTGAAGCTGAGATTCTCACCGCCGCAGACTTCGGCGAGCGCACGCTGCGCTTTACGCACACGCCTGACTTCCAGGCTATCCTCGAGCGCATCGGCCACATGCCGCTTCCTCCCTACATCCATCGCAACGATAGCCAGCAGGACCGCGAGCGCTATCAAACCATCTACTCCCACGACCCCGGCAGCGCCGCCGCTCCCACGGCGGGCCTCCACTTCACGCCTGAGATCCTCGCTCAACTCAAGCAACACGGCGTTCAGGTTGAGACCATCACTCTCCACGTGGGCCTCGGCACCTTCCAGCCGGTTCACGTGCAGAACGTCGAAGAGATCCACCTTCACGCCGAGCGCTATACTCTCCCCGAGGCGACCGCCGAGGCCATCAACACGGCCCTCCGCGAAGGCCGGCGCATCATCGCCGCCGGAACCACGACCACGCGCACGCTTGAGCACTGCGCTCACATCGCCAGCACGGACGCCTTCGAGCCGCACACCGGCCTCCGCCTTCACCCGCACTCCGGCGAGACGAGCATCTTCCTCAGCCCAGGCTACCGCTTCCGGGTCGTCAGCGGCCTTCTCACCAACTTTCACCTTCCGGAGTCGACCCTGCTGATGCTGGTCAGCGCGTTTGCCGGGCGGGAACTGGTGCTCGCCGCCTACGCCCACGCTGTGCGCGAGCGCTACCGCTTCTTCTCCTACGGCGACTGCATGCTCATCCTCTGA
- a CDS encoding lysophospholipid acyltransferase family protein, which yields MPHVYTLKQRLTLAIVPRLAYMAICLLGVTLRFEDVCEPGASTAYHTPPPLIYALWHRCMLACAWRFRNGGIRILVSRSFDGELITRTVKPLGIVAVRGSSSRDGAAGLRNMQRAYLENNYCVITADGPRGPAQVAKAGVAQLGKLVDAPVGAIYVHPHRAWTLRSWDRFLIPKPFSRVTVAWAAPVPAEQAAVQAALDRAVKLAEARSEKRDDSSQTKLVTE from the coding sequence GTGCCCCACGTCTACACGCTGAAGCAGCGCCTCACCCTCGCCATCGTTCCCCGGCTGGCGTACATGGCCATCTGCCTGCTTGGCGTTACGCTGCGCTTTGAAGATGTTTGCGAACCGGGAGCCTCCACTGCGTATCACACGCCGCCGCCCCTCATCTATGCTTTGTGGCATCGCTGCATGCTGGCCTGCGCGTGGCGCTTCAGAAACGGCGGCATACGAATCCTCGTCAGCCGCAGCTTCGACGGAGAACTGATCACCCGCACCGTCAAGCCGCTTGGCATTGTGGCAGTGCGCGGCTCAAGCTCCCGCGACGGCGCCGCAGGCCTGCGCAACATGCAGCGTGCCTACCTGGAGAACAACTACTGCGTCATCACCGCCGACGGTCCACGCGGCCCCGCCCAGGTTGCCAAGGCCGGAGTCGCGCAGCTGGGCAAGCTCGTTGATGCGCCTGTTGGGGCCATTTACGTCCACCCGCACCGTGCCTGGACGCTGCGCTCATGGGACCGCTTCCTGATCCCCAAGCCCTTCTCTCGCGTCACTGTTGCGTGGGCTGCTCCCGTTCCAGCCGAACAGGCCGCCGTTCAGGCCGCTCTCGATCGCGCCGTCAAGCTCGCTGAGGCGCGGAGTGAGAAGCGCGACGATTCATCGCAGACTAAACTTGTAACTGAGTGA
- a CDS encoding tetratricopeptide repeat protein — MDQQTRQALKHDQFVDTAQHGLEWASEHRRSVITSSVSALVAIIVIVLGALLYNHRADQAATEFGNAMQTYQTPLAQPGQPVPPGVKTFPSAAERAKAANQLFMQVADRYGMTPGGRLARYFGGLTYLEEGQNASAESTLKQVADGWNSDLSTLGKLALAQLYRQTGRSQQAIDLYNQIAAKPSASVPAGTAQLQLAELYESQNQPEQAKKIYAQLKDKDAKGPAGMIAAQKLNPAPAVGPMMR, encoded by the coding sequence GTGGATCAGCAGACCCGCCAAGCTCTCAAGCACGATCAGTTCGTCGATACCGCCCAGCACGGCCTCGAATGGGCCAGCGAGCATCGCCGCTCCGTCATCACCTCCAGCGTGAGTGCGCTCGTCGCCATCATCGTCATTGTTCTCGGTGCGCTCCTGTACAACCATCGCGCCGACCAGGCCGCGACCGAGTTCGGCAACGCAATGCAGACCTACCAGACGCCTCTCGCGCAGCCCGGCCAACCCGTGCCTCCCGGCGTCAAGACCTTCCCTTCGGCCGCCGAGCGCGCCAAGGCAGCTAATCAGCTCTTCATGCAGGTGGCCGACCGCTACGGCATGACCCCCGGTGGAAGGCTCGCCCGCTACTTCGGCGGCCTAACCTATCTTGAGGAGGGGCAGAACGCCTCGGCCGAGAGCACGCTCAAGCAGGTCGCCGATGGCTGGAACAGCGATCTCTCTACGCTGGGCAAGCTCGCCCTCGCGCAGCTCTATCGCCAGACGGGCCGCTCTCAGCAGGCCATCGACCTCTACAACCAGATCGCCGCCAAGCCGTCAGCTTCTGTTCCCGCAGGTACTGCACAGCTGCAGCTCGCGGAGCTCTACGAGAGCCAGAATCAGCCCGAGCAGGCGAAGAAAATCTACGCTCAGCTGAAGGACAAGGACGCGAAGGGCCCTGCCGGAATGATCGCCGCGCAGAAGCTGAACCCCGCTCCTGCCGTTGGCCCGATGATGCGGTAA
- the polA gene encoding DNA polymerase I has translation MAKTQTKTANTATQKAEEKPPIYLLDSMAFIFRAYHAMQRQRPMSTRTGIPTAATYVFVNMINKLRKDFQPQYLAAVYDLSGPVFRDERAKEMKPLRKFNVKTQQFEEVDYAGYKANRTEMPADLTQQLPFIRRALESFRIPILSYEGFEADDVIGTLSHKLSALGHKVFVVSSDKDMMQLVNDSVSILNPTKDNLVLDPAGVEAALGVPPQRVIDVMALRGDAIDNIPGAPGIGDKGSVELIQQFGSVEAALDGADEVKRKTYRESLKNNRDNILLSKELVTIHTEVPIEFSLDEMRTQSPDIPACRELFSELEFTTLLKELAPAADNTPVNYNTSPTESEIKALLAEARALNSNTGKPKGFALALFEDAKAIAAEVAAEPGEESAEPEPPPAENLSLFGAAAPTPLALAGTPAPQDAAYKLGLAVDATTALEVSLDGPSVREALLDPSLPKDVHDLKAVHRALEPHGITLAGVRDEVMLLSYLVNPTHGSHTLADVTARFTSRALTHAPETLLPEAADAVCRIAPILHAEIENAKLTEVYQTIDLPLVPVLLRMEQAGVRIDSGVLGEMANRLSVEIDNLAERIYTESGHRFNINSPKQLGDVLFNKMLLPKPMKYGKGRVVSTAQDVLEELAEHHTVPALVLEYRQLAKLKSTYLDQLPQLADQQGRIHTTFNQVGTATGRLSSTNPNLQNIPVRTAVGREIRAAFIAAPGNLLMSADYSQIELRLMAHFSQDPLLLDAYRTGKDIHTLTASEVFGVPADAMDKETRNRAKAVNFGIVYGISPFGLAAQLGIDQKTAREYIERYFERYAGVQRFIEQTLETVRRDQAVRTFFGRVRPIPDIQSRNPNMRGFAERTAVNTPLQGTAADLIKLAMLRIDAEITRRNLRSRMILQVHDELLFDVAPNESGELQAMVKQEMEHVAEFSVPIVAEVGVGQNWRDLK, from the coding sequence ATGGCAAAGACACAGACAAAGACCGCCAACACAGCAACGCAAAAAGCCGAAGAGAAGCCTCCTATCTATCTGCTCGACTCGATGGCCTTCATCTTCCGTGCCTACCACGCCATGCAGCGCCAGCGGCCCATGTCCACGCGCACGGGCATCCCCACGGCGGCAACGTATGTCTTCGTCAACATGATCAACAAGCTGCGCAAGGACTTTCAGCCGCAGTATCTTGCAGCCGTCTACGATCTCTCCGGCCCCGTCTTTCGCGACGAGCGCGCCAAAGAGATGAAGCCGCTGCGCAAGTTCAACGTGAAGACACAGCAGTTCGAGGAGGTCGATTACGCGGGCTACAAGGCGAACCGCACCGAGATGCCCGCCGACCTCACGCAGCAGCTTCCCTTCATCCGGCGCGCCCTCGAGTCCTTCCGGATTCCGATTCTCAGCTACGAAGGCTTCGAGGCCGACGATGTGATCGGCACGCTCTCGCACAAGCTCTCCGCGCTCGGTCACAAGGTCTTCGTCGTCTCCTCCGACAAGGACATGATGCAGCTCGTCAACGATTCGGTCAGCATCCTCAATCCAACGAAGGACAACCTCGTCCTCGATCCTGCCGGAGTCGAAGCGGCCCTCGGCGTGCCGCCCCAGCGCGTCATCGACGTCATGGCCCTGCGCGGCGACGCCATCGACAATATCCCTGGAGCGCCGGGCATCGGCGACAAGGGCTCCGTTGAACTGATCCAGCAGTTCGGCTCTGTCGAGGCCGCCCTCGATGGAGCGGACGAGGTCAAGCGCAAGACCTACCGCGAGTCTCTCAAGAACAATCGCGACAACATCCTTCTCTCGAAGGAACTTGTCACCATCCACACCGAGGTTCCCATCGAGTTCTCGCTCGACGAGATGCGCACGCAGTCGCCCGATATTCCAGCCTGCCGGGAGCTCTTCTCCGAACTCGAGTTCACCACGCTGCTCAAAGAACTCGCTCCCGCCGCCGACAACACTCCGGTTAACTACAACACGAGCCCGACTGAGTCTGAGATCAAAGCTCTGCTCGCCGAAGCGCGCGCTCTCAACAGCAACACCGGCAAGCCCAAAGGTTTCGCCCTCGCTCTCTTTGAGGACGCAAAGGCAATCGCAGCGGAGGTCGCTGCCGAGCCCGGCGAGGAAAGCGCCGAACCCGAACCGCCTCCCGCGGAAAACCTCTCGCTCTTTGGAGCCGCAGCCCCGACGCCTCTTGCGCTGGCCGGCACACCTGCTCCGCAGGACGCAGCCTACAAGCTCGGTCTTGCAGTCGACGCGACGACGGCGCTTGAGGTCTCACTCGACGGGCCCAGCGTTCGCGAGGCCCTGCTCGACCCATCACTGCCGAAAGACGTCCACGACCTCAAAGCGGTCCATCGCGCGCTCGAGCCACACGGCATCACGCTGGCTGGCGTTCGCGACGAGGTCATGCTGTTGAGCTATCTCGTCAACCCAACCCACGGCTCGCATACGCTTGCCGACGTCACCGCCCGTTTCACCAGCCGCGCCCTCACCCATGCGCCGGAGACGCTTCTTCCCGAGGCTGCCGATGCCGTCTGCCGCATCGCGCCCATCCTGCACGCTGAGATTGAGAACGCAAAGCTGACCGAGGTCTACCAGACGATCGATCTGCCCCTCGTCCCCGTTCTCCTGCGCATGGAACAGGCAGGCGTTCGCATCGATTCTGGCGTGCTTGGAGAGATGGCGAACCGCCTCTCCGTCGAGATCGACAATCTGGCCGAGCGCATTTATACGGAGTCCGGCCACCGCTTCAACATCAACTCGCCCAAGCAGCTCGGCGACGTGCTCTTCAACAAGATGCTCCTCCCCAAGCCGATGAAGTACGGCAAGGGCCGCGTCGTCTCCACCGCGCAGGACGTCCTCGAGGAGCTTGCCGAGCATCACACCGTCCCCGCGCTTGTGCTCGAATACCGCCAGCTCGCCAAACTCAAATCCACCTATCTCGACCAGCTACCCCAGCTCGCCGACCAGCAGGGAAGAATCCACACCACCTTCAACCAGGTAGGCACTGCTACCGGTCGCCTTTCGAGCACCAATCCCAACCTGCAGAACATCCCCGTGCGTACGGCTGTCGGCCGCGAGATCCGCGCCGCCTTCATCGCTGCGCCGGGAAACCTGCTTATGTCGGCCGACTACTCGCAGATTGAGCTGCGCTTGATGGCCCACTTCTCGCAGGACCCGCTGCTGCTCGACGCCTACCGCACCGGGAAAGACATCCACACTCTCACTGCCAGCGAAGTCTTCGGCGTCCCTGCCGACGCCATGGACAAGGAGACGCGCAATCGCGCCAAGGCTGTGAACTTCGGCATCGTCTACGGCATCAGCCCCTTCGGCCTCGCCGCACAACTCGGCATCGACCAGAAGACCGCCCGCGAGTACATCGAGCGCTACTTCGAGCGTTACGCCGGCGTCCAGCGCTTCATCGAGCAGACCCTCGAGACAGTCCGCCGCGATCAGGCCGTCCGGACCTTCTTCGGCCGCGTCCGCCCCATCCCCGACATCCAGTCGCGCAATCCCAACATGCGCGGCTTCGCCGAACGCACAGCGGTCAACACACCTCTCCAGGGAACAGCCGCAGACCTCATCAAGCTCGCGATGTTGCGAATCGACGCCGAAATCACCCGCCGCAATCTTCGCTCGCGCATGATTCTCCAGGTCCACGACGAGCTGCTCTTCGATGTCGCTCCTAATGAGTCTGGCGAGCTTCAGGCCATGGTCAAGCAGGAGATGGAGCACGTTGCCGAGTTCTCAGTTCCCATCGTCGCCGAGGTTGGGGTCGGCCAGAACTGGCGCGATCTCAAATAA